One window of the Triticum dicoccoides isolate Atlit2015 ecotype Zavitan chromosome 3B, WEW_v2.0, whole genome shotgun sequence genome contains the following:
- the LOC119282342 gene encoding protein JINGUBANG-like: MATMPPDQQRAAVSEPLPPWPASLPSSASSSFSASASFPSFSASSSPADAAPTPVRADSSAACKALAVLRDAHRPGAGSVSCLSLCGEFLLSASTGSDIVAWQQPDLRLFARFGHGGEGAVKALAAAGGRVFSAHEDGRVRVWRVSRSSENAFKLVAALPTTRDYLGRVFRQASYVQAGPRRGRRGGRRLWIEHADSISCLAVAAQDGVVYSGSWDRTLKVWRMSDLRCLESVRAHDDAINAVAADCGVVYSASADGRVKAWERGKAGAGAHTLLAVLVARDGVSWNAVAASGDAGATGRRVYAAGSDGHVLGWDRHGARWSLACDVKAHAMAVLCMCVAGDLVCTGSADKTIGLWRRQPCGGLAKVGAVGGHEGPVKCIQASLCRASNGYMLYTGGLDKSIRVWWVPNGANGDERPGETDAKDHRPCVFLR; encoded by the coding sequence ATGGCGACAATGCCGCCGGACCAACAACGCGCCGCCGTGTCCGAGCCCCTGCCCCCCTGGCCAGCCTCCCtaccctcctccgcctcctcctccttctcggcgtcGGCGTCCTTCCCCTCCTTCTCGGCGTCCTCCTCCCCGGCCGACGCAGCGCCGACGCCGGTGCGCGCCGACTCGTCGGCGGCGTGCAAGGCGCTGGCCGTGCTGAGGGACGCGCACAGACCGGGCGCCGGCTCCGTGTCatgcctctcgctctgcggcgagTTCCTGCTCAGCGCCTCCACTGGCTCCGACATCGTCGCCTGGCAGCAGCCCGACCTCCGCCTCTTCGCGCGGTTCGGGCATGGCGGGGAGGGCGCCGTCAAGGCTCTGGCGGCCGCCGGCGGGCGGGTGTTCTCGGCGCACGAGGACGGCCGCGTGCGCGTGTGGCGCGTGTCGCGCAGCTCCGAGAACGCGTTCAAGCTCGTCGCCGCGCTGCCCACCACCAGGGACTACCTGGGCCGCGTGTTCCGCCAGGCCAGCTACGTGCAGGCCGGGCCCCGCCGCGGCCGGCGCGGCGGGCGGCGCCTCTGGATCGAGCACGCCGACAGCATCTCctgcctcgccgtcgccgcgcAGGACGGCGTCGTCTACTCGGGCTCCTGGGACCGGACGCTCAAGGTGTGGCGCATGTCCGACCTCCGGTGCCTCGAGTCCGTGCGCGCCCACGACGACGCCATCAACGCAGTCGCCGCCGACTGCGGCGTCGTGTACTCCGCCTCCGCCGACGGCCGCGTCAAGGCGTGGGAGAGGGGCAAGGCTGGCGCCGGCGCGCACACCCTCCTGGCTGTCCTCGTCGCTCGCGATGGTGTCTCATGGAACGCCGTCGCGGCGAGCGGCGACGCCGGTGCCACGGGGCGGCGCGTGTACGCGGCCGGCTCTGACGGGCACGTCCTCGGATGGGACCGGCACGGCGCGCGGTGGAGCCTCGCGTGCGACGTGAAGGCGCACGCCATGGCCGTGTTGTGCATGTGCGTGGCCGGCGACCTCGTGTGCACTGGCTCCGCCGACAAGACCATCGGCTTGTGGCGCCGGCAGCCGTGCGGCGGCCTCGCCAAGGTGGGCGCCGTCGGAGGCCACGAGGGCCCCGTGAAATGCATCCAGGCCTCCCTGTGCAGGGCCAGCAATGGCTATATGCTGTACACCGGCGGGCTCGACAAGAGCATCAGAGTCTGGTGGGTGCCGAATGGGGCCAACGGCGACGAGCGACCGGGAGAAACGGACGCCAAGGATCACAGGCCCTGCGTGTTCCTGAGGTGA